CGTAGCGTCGCTCGATGTGGGCCCGCACCTGGGTGCCGAGACCGAGCCGGAACCGTCCGCCGGTCGCCTCGGCCAGCTCCCAGGCCAGCTCCGCGGTCACCATCGGGCTGCGGGGGAAGGCCACCGCGATTCCCGTGCTCACCTCGAGGTCGGCGGCCAGGGCGGCGGCCGCGGCGGACAGGTACGCCGTGCGGGCCCCCTCGGTGATCACCAGGCCCGAGAAGCCCGCGCCCGAGGCGTCGTGTGCCATCGCCTGCATCTGGCGGAGCGGCAACCCACCCGTCATCAGGTCGAACCTCATGGTGCGGCCTCGCGCTCTCCGTCCCAGCCCGGCTTTGCCGTGCTGGGCATGTTGTTTGCTGGCCTCCCGGGCCAGCCTCGGTGCCCGTCAGGGAAGTTCGCCGACGTTACACCTGTCGTTTTCGCGGTGTTTGTCGGGGTGTCACCGAGCCCTCGTAGCGTGCCGCGCCGATCCGAGCAGGGGCGGCTGTCGCCGCGGAAAGGAGCGACCCCACATGTCGCGAGTTGGACGCTTGCTGCGGTCGAGAGGGACGCGCGCGGTGGCGGTCGTGGCCGCCGCCACCGTCTCCGCCTCGGCTGCGCTGCTCGCAGGGCCGGCGGGGGCGGCGGCGCCGAGCGGCGCCGCCGACGACAACACCGCCACTCCCATCAAGCACGTGGTGACCATCATCGGTGAGAACCACACCTTCGACAACGTGTTTGGCACCTACCAGCCGCCCGCCGGTCAGCACGTCGACAACCTCCTGTCGGAGGGGATCGTCAACGCTTCGGGCGCCGCCGGGCCGAATGCCTCCAAGGCCAAGCAGAGCCAGGCGACGGACACCACCAGCTACCAGGTCGATCCCACAACGACGACGCCCTACAGCACCCTGCCCCAACCCAGCACGACCTCGACCTCGAAGGCCTGCACGGGACAGGGACAGAATGTCAACGACGCCCGCTTCCCCTCGAACCTGGCCAACGTCCCCTACCAGATCACCAAGTACGTGCCGTACTTCGACGACCACGGCCAGTACAACCAGTTCGGGACGTGTGAGTTCAACGGAGCGGTGGTCGGTGACCCGCTGCACCGCTTCTACCAGATGTACCAGGAGGTGTCCGGCGACCAGGAGCATCCAGCGGGCACCAACGACCTGTGGACATGGGTCCACCAGACCGCCGGCGATTCCAACGGCGATCCGCCGGCCACGACGCCGCCGAACACGAACCAGGGCGCGTTGGACATGGGGTACTACGACATGGCGGCGGGAGATGCCCCGATCCTTCGCTACCTCGCCGAGCACTACGCCATGTCCGACGACTACCACCAGTCCGTGATGGGTGGCACCGGTGCCAACCACATCATGCTGGGCACCGGCGATGCCGCGTACTACCAGGACAGCCAGGGCAACCCCACGGCGCCGCCATCCGGTGAGATCGAGAACCCCAATCCCCAACCGGGTACGAACAACTTCTACACCCAGGACGGATATGGGAAGAGCGGGACGACGAACGGCGGGAGCTACTCGAACTGCGCCGATGCGACCCAGCCGGGCGTGAGGGGGGTGGACGCGTTGCTGAACACCCTGCCGTACAAGACCTTCAACAACGGTGACTGCGCGCCTGGCCACTACTACCTGCTCAACAACTACAACCCGGGCTACAACGTGGACGGGACGCTCGACACCTCGACGTTCACGGTGCCCCCCCAGCAGTCCACGAACACGATCGCCGACGAGCTCCAGGCCAAGCACGTCAGCTGGGGCTACTACGGAGAGGGCTACAACAATGGCAACCCCGGGCCCAACTACTGCGGCATCTGCGACCCGTTCCAGTACGCGACGTCGATCATGGCCAACCCGGCCAAGCGGGCCAACGTCCAGCACGGGCTCAGCGACTTCGACGCCAGCGTCGCCAACAACACCCTCCCCGCCGTCTCGTACCTCAAGCCCGGCGACGACGACGGCCACCCCGGGTACTCGACCCTGGCCGCGTTCGAGAACTTCGTCAGCCACACCGTCAGCGAGATCCAGAACCAGCCCAAGCTGTGGAAGTCGACCGCCATCTTCATCACCTTCGACGAGGGCGGCGGATACTACGACTCCGGTGCCGTCCAGCCGGTCAGCTACTTCGGTGACGGCACCCGGGTGCCCATGCTCGTGGTCTCCCCTTACACCAAGGCCGGCCACGTCGACCACAGCTATACCGATCACGTGTCGACCCTGAAGTTCATCGAGGCCAACTGGAAGCTCAACCCGCTGTCGAGCCGCAGCCTCGACAACCTGCCCGACCCCCGGCAGGCGAACGGTTCCTACCTGCCGCAGAACCCGCCGGCCATCGGAGACCTCATGGGCCTGTTCGACTTCGGGCAGGCGCAGCCCGACACGGCGAAGCCACCGCCGGGGAATGGGCCGCCACCCCATGACAGCCAGGGTGGCGGCGGATCAGGCGGCAGCTCGCGGTCGAACTGACCGCAGCCAGGTGATGCCAGCTCGGCCGGGGCCTTCGGGCCTCGGCCGAGCCGTTACGGCCGGCTCGGTGTCGACGTCGTCAGGATCAGACGGTGCCGCCGTCCGGCTTCCGGGCTCGACTGGGCGCCACCCGGGGCGGCTCGCCTGGCATCTTCGGGTAGACGGGCGGCCAGGGGGCGTCGGGGATCCCCGCGGCCCGGTCCCTCTCGTGCAGCGCCAGCAAGGGCTCCAGGGACTGGGGGTGCGAGGCCATGTCGGCCCAAGGATCGCCGCGCTCGGCCACCCGACGGGGGACGGTTGCGATCGTCAAATCGTCGGGGACGATGGCGTCGAGCTCATCCCAGCCGAACGGCGTCGACACCTGAGCGCCAGGCCGGGCCCGCACCGACCAGGCGCCGAAGATCGTCTTGTGGGGAGCGTTCTGGTTGAAGTCGACGAAGACACGTTCGCCGCGCTCCTCCTTCCACCAGGCCGCGGTGACGAGCTCGGGCCGGCGGCGCTCGAGCTCCCGGGCCACGGCCACCGCAGCGGCTCGAGCCTCGAAGGACGTCCACTTGGGCTGGAGGCGAACGTACACGTGGATGCCCCGGTTGCCGGTGGTCTTGGGTCGACCCGTCACTCCGACGTCGTCGAAGAGGACGGCGACCTCGTGGGCCGCCTCCTGGACCATCGAGAAGGTCACGCCAGGGCCGGGGTCGAGGTCGATGCGCAGCTCGTCGGCGTGCTCGGGATCGGCCGCCTGGGTCGGCCAGACGTGGAAGCCGAGGCAGGCCATGTTGACCGCCCACAGCACGTGGGCGAGGTCGGCGGCCACCAGGGCCACCGACGTGGTGCCGTTCGGGGTGGAGACGACGGTCGTCTCCAGCCACTCGGGCCGGTTCTCGGGCACCCGCTTCTGGAAGAACGATGACCCCCCGGCCCCGTTCGGGAAGCGCTGCAGCAGCACCGGGCGTCCACCGATCGCCGCCAGAAGGGGCACGGCGACCGCCTCGTAGTAGCGGACGAGATCGAGCTTGGTATCCCCGCGCTCGCCGAAGAACACCCGCTCGGGGTGGGTGATGGTCATCTCACGACCGGCAGCCTCGACCACCACCCCGGTCCCGCCGTCCGACGTCGACCCTCGCGCCATCAGCCAAAGCTACCGCCGTGGCCGTCTGGGGAGCTGGTCGTAACCCCTTAGGGAATGGCAAAAGGTCCAGCTAGGGTTGGCCGGGTCGTGGCGCGGCTCCGCATGAACCCGAAGGTCAGCGTGAGTGTTGTCTTCGTGTCGGCCATGTTCATGGCCATCATGGACATCACGATCGTGAACGTGGCCCTACCCACCCTGGGCAGGGAGTTCCACGTGCGCCCGGCGGGCGTGGAGGCGGTGGTGGTCGCCTTTCTCGTCAGCCTCGCCGTCTTCATCCCCGCCTCGGGATGGCTCGGTGATCGCTTCGGGACCAAGCGGGTCCTGTTGACCGCCATCGTCATCTTCACGGTCGCGTCCGTGCTGTGCGGCCTCGCCCAGAGCCTCAGCCAGCTGGTGCTGTTCCGCATCCTGCAGGGCGTCGGAGGCGGGATGCTGACGCCGGTGGGCATGGCCATGCTCTACCGCACGTTCCCGCCCCACGAGCGGATCCGGGCGTCGCAAATCCTGGTGACCCCCACGGCGTTGGCGCCTGCGCTCGGTCCTGTGGTCGGCGGCCTGCTGGTGACCGAGCTCTCCTGGCGGTGGGTCTTCTACGTGAACGTGCCCATCGGTGTCTTCGCCCTGACATTCGGGCTCCTCGCCCTGGACGAGCACCGTGAGCCGGAACCCGGCCGTTTCGATCTGGCCGGTTTCCTGCTCGCCGGAGCTGGGCTGGGCTCGGTCATGTACGCGGTGAGCGAAGGTGCGTTCAGGGGCTGGGGCTCACCATCGATCGTCGCCGCCGGACTGGCCGGGGCGGTGCTCCTCGCGGCCATGGTCTTCGTCGAGCTTCGACGCCGCGAACCGATGGTCGATCTCCGTCTCTTCAGCGACCGGCTGTTTCGCACCACCACGCTGGTGTTCTTCGTCGCCGTTTCGGGCTTCCTCGGCACCTTGTTCGTCGTCGCCCTCTTCTTCCAGGACGGGCTCGGCGCCTCGCCGCTGCTTTCCGGCCTGAGCACCTTCCCCGAAGCCCTCGGCGTCATGCTCGGCGCTCAGGTCGCGACCCGGATCTATCCGAGGGTCGGACCGCGGCGCATCATCGCCGGCGGCCTCGCCAGCATCGCCGTGTTCACCGCGCTCATGTCGCTGATCGGCTTCGGCGCCTACAGCCTCTGGGAGATGCGGCTGCTCATGTTCGTGCTCGGCTACTCGATGGCCCACGTGTTCGTGCCGTCGCAGGCGGCCGCCTTCGCGACCATCAGCCGTGCCTCGACCGGCCGCGCCTCGACGCTGTTCAACGCCAACCGTCAGCTGGGCAGCGCCGTCGGAGTGGCCGTGCTCAGCACCATCCTGGCCACCGTGGGCCTCGTCCGGCAGACCCCCGGCGGAGTCGTATCAAACCTGGGTGCGTACCACCTGGCCTTCGGCACCGCCGCGGTCATCGCCCTGATCGGAGCGATGATCGCCCTGACCATCAGAGACAGCGACGCAGCGCCAAGCATGCGCAGGCCGGATGCGGCCGCCGAGGCCGGCGGGGCCGCCCCCGGGCGCGAGCACGAAGGGGCGGTGGAGGGGGCACGGGCCTGAGGGACCGCTGGTCCCGATCAGGAACGGTTCAGCCAGATCTCGGTGGGGGTGACCACCCCCCGGCTCATGGCCTTGGCCTTGCCGCCCCCCGGGAGCGTCGCGCCGGCGAAGTTCTGGACCTGGCGCTGGGCGGCGACCATCCAGATGCCCCGGTTCGTCCACAGGTACGGCAGCTCGGAGGCGAAGGTCCGGGCCAGGCTTCGATAGGCGGCGGTTCTCGCCGCCGCGTCCCCGCTGGAGCGGCCTGTTTCCAGGGCTTGTTGGATCTGCGGGCTCCGGTTGCGGGCGAGGTTGAGGGCCGGCTGGCCGACCGGCGCGGCCGTGTCGGCAGTCCACGAGGCGTAGTTGAGATCGGGGTCGGCAGCGGCGAACTGGCGCCATGTGCAGGTCTGAAAGCTGCCCTGGCGGACACGGGGGGCGAGCTGGGCGGCGTCGACCTGGATGACCTGGCACTGGATGCCCACCTTCTCCCACATGCCGCGGAGCAGGCGACCGATCTGCCTGCCCTTCGACGTGCTGTCGGTGACGAGCTCGACGGAGACCGGGCCCTTGTCTTGTTGGTACCGGGCCACGAGGGCCTTCGCCGTGTCGACGTCGAACCAGGGGTAACCGGTTGACGAGTGGTACGGCGAGCCCCTCGCAAAGGGGCCGAACGACTTGGGCGGGATGCCGTTGCGAACCTTGTCGATGATCCGCTGCTTGTCGATGGCGTGGGCCAGAGCCATTCGCAACCGGCTGTCGTCGGTCGGCGGCACCGCGGTGTTGAGCAGCACGAAGTCCATGTCAGGCTCGGTGCTCGCGTGTGCGTCGTCGATGGTGACCCAGCTGGGGTCGCCGCGGAGGTTGGAGATGTTCTGTGTGT
This portion of the Acidimicrobiales bacterium genome encodes:
- a CDS encoding ABC transporter substrate-binding protein; protein product: MSEPLDRRTFLARSIRTAGGLALLGGASGALAACGLGPQSSSASSAGVSQGTPRRGGTLTFATEAEIEGFDPTRELWGVGGLLSSRAVYDTLAAVDASGAVRPYLAQSITANADYTRWTITLRRDVAFHDGSPLTAAAVKTNLDALRTAPLTAPALATIGAVDVIDPMNVVVSMRTPWQPFPFHLTGQAGIVVEPRTLLAGDADHKPVGTGPFVFERWTPGDTFTATRNPSYWRPGLPYLDKVRYEPIIDQRSREDTFTSGQVDMMHSSDTQNISNLRGDPSWVTIDDAHASTEPDMDFVLLNTAVPPTDDSRLRMALAHAIDKQRIIDKVRNGIPPKSFGPFARGSPYHSSTGYPWFDVDTAKALVARYQQDKGPVSVELVTDSTSKGRQIGRLLRGMWEKVGIQCQVIQVDAAQLAPRVRQGSFQTCTWRQFAAADPDLNYASWTADTAAPVGQPALNLARNRSPQIQQALETGRSSGDAAARTAAYRSLARTFASELPYLWTNRGIWMVAAQRQVQNFAGATLPGGGKAKAMSRGVVTPTEIWLNRS
- a CDS encoding LLM class flavin-dependent oxidoreductase, giving the protein MRFDLMTGGLPLRQMQAMAHDASGAGFSGLVITEGARTAYLSAAAAALAADLEVSTGIAVAFPRSPMVTAELAWELAEATGGRFRLGLGTQVRAHIERRY
- the ligD gene encoding non-homologous end-joining DNA ligase: MARGSTSDGGTGVVVEAAGREMTITHPERVFFGERGDTKLDLVRYYEAVAVPLLAAIGGRPVLLQRFPNGAGGSSFFQKRVPENRPEWLETTVVSTPNGTTSVALVAADLAHVLWAVNMACLGFHVWPTQAADPEHADELRIDLDPGPGVTFSMVQEAAHEVAVLFDDVGVTGRPKTTGNRGIHVYVRLQPKWTSFEARAAAVAVARELERRRPELVTAAWWKEERGERVFVDFNQNAPHKTIFGAWSVRARPGAQVSTPFGWDELDAIVPDDLTIATVPRRVAERGDPWADMASHPQSLEPLLALHERDRAAGIPDAPWPPVYPKMPGEPPRVAPSRARKPDGGTV
- a CDS encoding alkaline phosphatase family protein yields the protein MAVVAAATVSASAALLAGPAGAAAPSGAADDNTATPIKHVVTIIGENHTFDNVFGTYQPPAGQHVDNLLSEGIVNASGAAGPNASKAKQSQATDTTSYQVDPTTTTPYSTLPQPSTTSTSKACTGQGQNVNDARFPSNLANVPYQITKYVPYFDDHGQYNQFGTCEFNGAVVGDPLHRFYQMYQEVSGDQEHPAGTNDLWTWVHQTAGDSNGDPPATTPPNTNQGALDMGYYDMAAGDAPILRYLAEHYAMSDDYHQSVMGGTGANHIMLGTGDAAYYQDSQGNPTAPPSGEIENPNPQPGTNNFYTQDGYGKSGTTNGGSYSNCADATQPGVRGVDALLNTLPYKTFNNGDCAPGHYYLLNNYNPGYNVDGTLDTSTFTVPPQQSTNTIADELQAKHVSWGYYGEGYNNGNPGPNYCGICDPFQYATSIMANPAKRANVQHGLSDFDASVANNTLPAVSYLKPGDDDGHPGYSTLAAFENFVSHTVSEIQNQPKLWKSTAIFITFDEGGGYYDSGAVQPVSYFGDGTRVPMLVVSPYTKAGHVDHSYTDHVSTLKFIEANWKLNPLSSRSLDNLPDPRQANGSYLPQNPPAIGDLMGLFDFGQAQPDTAKPPPGNGPPPHDSQGGGGSGGSSRSN
- a CDS encoding MDR family MFS transporter, with the protein product MARLRMNPKVSVSVVFVSAMFMAIMDITIVNVALPTLGREFHVRPAGVEAVVVAFLVSLAVFIPASGWLGDRFGTKRVLLTAIVIFTVASVLCGLAQSLSQLVLFRILQGVGGGMLTPVGMAMLYRTFPPHERIRASQILVTPTALAPALGPVVGGLLVTELSWRWVFYVNVPIGVFALTFGLLALDEHREPEPGRFDLAGFLLAGAGLGSVMYAVSEGAFRGWGSPSIVAAGLAGAVLLAAMVFVELRRREPMVDLRLFSDRLFRTTTLVFFVAVSGFLGTLFVVALFFQDGLGASPLLSGLSTFPEALGVMLGAQVATRIYPRVGPRRIIAGGLASIAVFTALMSLIGFGAYSLWEMRLLMFVLGYSMAHVFVPSQAAAFATISRASTGRASTLFNANRQLGSAVGVAVLSTILATVGLVRQTPGGVVSNLGAYHLAFGTAAVIALIGAMIALTIRDSDAAPSMRRPDAAAEAGGAAPGREHEGAVEGARA